A window from Osmia lignaria lignaria isolate PbOS001 chromosome 8, iyOsmLign1, whole genome shotgun sequence encodes these proteins:
- the LOC117611256 gene encoding cilia and flagella-associated protein 47 isoform X1, producing the protein MSNTLGGTENQLSTSIILIQEGVEVSSVRDSNDAVPSAVHDNVHITPSYIEFKEASEGITCRQLITIKNTGLKPAFVKLRQPYSIAFQVKILKNGVMLNPGLSVSTTVIYSFKRPSFLRAMIPIEINGKSLDYRVVCKLLEEGISVEPKTIDFGILDIGYSSGIKVLTMRNDGGKSTRFSIDLGKNDLEIAVKPLRGVVTPNRPVQLTVELIGMQEGVFYSEFWIKSSPNIRIPLKVNVIAPKLVVYHPNTTGDFTLIDFSIAVANTRKYDSFVLRNVSSQVASYVVLGEIENEVKCIRDIDREKYPVYNAFEIRPIQGRMDPMEGIIFEVGFTPTTKLLRWRQKVKEKTDRPENDFMAFLRIVRVHVTETKNIPRSDAMREALVNESGTPSSHDVNAGLTVMNISTSSSSSSTIMERGVHDTIRLCLHGEVEEACLKFEPDIVYFGEISVDEISQRVVRILNPLKFAPILYRFVPNTAVRCYPKRMEIKAEGSIEVLLKMRGKENVFSPFKIYFDAIVDSYESTKTRNKIKLKVGTYPVQCVVSIILLTKNLQEPHDHSRGIRKPLLPQFLDTMKSQVPEEPDREILDRLLRLPKWKYEDMFKTVKCNSGLDKKEVLPSSINTEVLIPLSPLQIYNVRVYPSIFTFGMVVLKSHSYRQLIVENMNDFPVMIRLTSLSRCIFFPDGNVIILPAGALVTRLVEFRAHHIGKFNGYIDYIINDNHSFELGVIADIVRKQLSLETREATLGTEWLKEEVYRPLDITLQIRNKLNAKTYFRWEVPATCGFFIEPVSGAIRGNSSLFCYAYYKPHAIRSHNTEMTLKCEGGTFLTVRLNVPIQLPKVSFIEDTINVGKIPLNLPTETIALLSNVDYVEAAYEVDVSSLMYGCSVYPLTGIIMPRGMVGLEITLTFCTCFDFVIVIRVTIQGCLHLQLKIMGNVTFPQLKLYPQSISLRRISAAAYQHFLITATNVGTTMLKLNFLLQDYPEFRISLSPDRTDPGLGMGNVFIMAGTSRSLHLHFEPIDLASYAFYLPIVINDILGPALETDPRTLKPLEYLKPFKKYYVNLTKDDQQDIPLKLVTISIDCTVAGHVVHFSKLEFRFNISTNEVEEFCIENRREAKEKSIRIETNNFSVPDCPFSIQWSDGKEATITTDSIECTLKQGEKCVFLIAFHPKSSGNFNLEAPIFVNNELDGEMFNKLSLNGEYPVRSIGASISEIYFTPVPLDVAIERGLRLIVTNFENESTIFAKVSTPDCCTGIFKQEMLSINFINGNSIPASEYTQLEVKIVFKSDTSVSFRLIIEFSDDSGLAVCPVMIYATADNCLLTTHVYLRTPKSDFEWFADQDKRISHISKLSDTMTDDEEYENDGQASYSARHRQTSGPRISILSYIEQYSEGSVKKLLESRFKLSLNKSVFMEMNEQDAYYKSEEDPKKFHLESRRSSKISSFYYKKYFEQLEYPFFPSNNERDDYELHMQQTLVAAEEWLYTGPFKFNFYPEVPNGITVSMSKFYPKKQAQLKSKSQKRRSFEWSFLNVLELLSDQTLYNYIEKPKTLPDDEVERAHFLFHHFESILNYLLLSGAHVCHVSAQFLLSYDDYVIVTENIKSMKKVRRSSITIWTGTEKLSPRLFESRSKQCWLDVILQTYKCFVLTSISQIKVRKESFSVSTPPSRRSTVHRASVITSSLLNLPKQCEIHDRNIRDMVDLSGDRKSRTNCYSCQEIFLMAWLEYHYEQERTKEWMTDRRLILNPNESKDVAEARSIRNFDADLADSLVLAAVTAAHCPFLIEECFNSIYFYPQNFEEILHNAVCVVNAWRKIRLGFVISPLEIVYPNCIKMLLLVIYLYKTLPTYIPKTKIKFSCALCEVATKQINFSNPTADNVGFLILLFGNSNGFFMTETPKPIIRLGAHESAVVKLKFHAKKIKKTKAHLLFCGSTIGPHFGRNQVFVLEGQADTLGIANEYMINSKLYEVIDKILSINVPYKDPADYEIWMSDERPSKPSALKLTRWADLRSRKIPRRLFLNQTFITVKEGSNHGSLSLTLACIMPIDRDFWIVFQSKMGDFIIQISSRCKPSIIDNLIITLSLQEDQCTCTDTYTDFSKSCPFSLMVPIPCKNKQLWSSVAYMFQKALDQQERIFWSRYLDTYIGLHLIRWLMGGHVTMEFSHVFDRTVTYNVTIPKAAGILDVPKTFTINDVMTSTQSVPMNVHIAPFTGRLLETTLTLTSVNGKELRKYTVSFLK; encoded by the exons atgtCTAATACACTCGGAGGAACGGAAAATCAG ttgAGCACCTCCATTATCCTAATACAGGAAGGGGTTGAGGTCAGCAGTGTCCGAGACTCGAATGACGCGGTACCATCCGCAGTACACGATAATGTCCACATCACTCCTAGTTATATTGAATTTAAGGAAGCTAGCGAGGGGATAACATGTCGACAGCTTATTACTATCAAGAATACAGGACTAAAACCAGCCTTTGTTAAACTTCGACAACCCTATTCAATT GCATTCCAAGTGAAAATACTAAAGAACGGAGTGATGCTTAATCCAGGATTAAGCGTATCCACAACTGTGATATATTCTTTCAAGAGACCATCATTCTTGCGTGCAATGATTCCTATTGAGATCAATGGGAAAAGTCTTGATTACAGAGTTGTATGTAAATTATTGGAAGAAGGTATCAGTGTTGAACCAAAAACAATTGATTTTGGGATTCTTGATATTGGCTACTCCTCTGGTATCAAAGTATTAACTATGAGGAATGATGGCGGTAAAAGTACTAG GTTTTCAATTGATCTTGGTAAAAATGATTTGGAAATTGCGGTGAAGCCATTGCGTGGCGTCGTTACACCTAATAGACCGGTTCAACTCACGGTCGAGTTAATTGGTATGCAGGAAGGCGTCTTTTACAGCgaattttg GATAAAATCATCACCAAACATACGTATTCCTCTGAAGGTTAACGTAATTGCCCCAAAGCTTGTAGTTTATCATCCCAATACAACCGGAGATTTCACTCTCATTGATTTCTCAATAGCCGTGGCAAATACTCGAAAATACGATTCCTTCGTGCTAAGAAATGTTTCTTCTCAAGTAGCCAGCTACGTGGTACTTGgagaaatagaaaatgaagTGAAATGCATTCGA GACATTGACCGTGAAAAGTATCCTGTTTATAATGCTTTTGAAATCCGACCGATTCAGGGTCGTATGGATCCCATGGAGGGGATCATTTTTGAAGTTGG ATTTACACCGACGACCAAGTTGTTACGATGGCGGCAGAAAGTTAAAGAGAAAACTGACAGACCAGAAAATGACTTCATGGCTTTTCTCAGAATCGTGAGGGTACACGTTACCGAGACCAAGAATATCCCGA GAAGCGATGCGATGCGAGAAGCACTTGTTAATGAAAGTGGAACGCCATCATCTCATGACGTTAATG CTGGTTTGACAGTTATGAACATCTCTACatcgtcttcgtcttcttcgACGATTATGGAACGGGGTGTACACGACACAATAAGACTCTGCCTTCACGGTGAAGTCGAAGAGGCATGCTTGAAATTCGAACCGGACATAGTTTATTTCGGGGAGATTAGTGTCGATGAAATTTCTCAACGGGTTGTTCGGATATTGAATCCCTTGAAATTTGCACCGATTCTTTATCGTTTTGTACCTAATACAGCGGTTCGTTGTTATCCTAAACGAATGGAGATAAAAGCAGAAGGATCCATAGAAGTACTTTTGAAAATGCGAGGCAAAGAAAATG ttttctCACCGTTCAAGATATACTTTGATGCTATAGTAGATTCCTATGAATCAACAAAGaccagaaataaaataaaattaaaagtggGAACTTATCCTGTACAGTGTGTCGTAAGCATAATATTGTTAACAAAAAATCTGCAAG AACCACATGATCACTCAAGGGGTATTAGAAAACCACTGTTACCGCAGTTTCTG gaTACAATGAAAAGCCAAGTTCCAGAAGAGCCGGACAGAGAAATATTAGATAGACTCCTTCGTTTACCTAAATGGAAATACGAGGATATGTTTAAAACAGTGAAATGCAATTCTGGTTTAGATAAAAAGGAGGTATTACCGTCTAGTATTAATACAGAAGTATTAATACCTTTGTCCCCTTTGCAAATATATAATGTACGCGTGTATCCTTCGATATTCACTTTTGGAATG GTCGTCCTAAAGAGTCACAGTTATCGACAACTGATTGTTGAGAACATGAATGATTTTCCAGTTATGATCCGTCTAACTAGCTTATCCAGATGTATTTTCTTCCCGGATggaaatgtaataattttaccAGCTGGCGCGCTGGTCACTCGCCTGGTCGAATTTCGCGCGCATCATATTGGTAAATTCAACGGTTACATTGATTATATTATCAACGACAATCACTCGTTCGAACTTGGAGTAATCGCAGACATTGTTCGTAAACAATTGTCGCTTGAAACGCGGGAGGCGACGCTGGGTACAGAATGGTTGAAAGAAGAAGTTTACCGACCGTTGGACATTACTCTTCAgattagaaataaattgaatgcaAAAACATACTTCAG ATGGGAGGTGCCCGCAACGTGTGGGTTTTTCATCGAACCAGTGTCAGGCGCTATTCGCGGGAATTCTTCTTTATTCTGCTACGCGTATTACAAACCTCACGCGATAAGATCTCACAACACAGAGATGACACTGAAGTGCGAGGGTGGCACTTTTCTTACAGTACGACTGAATGTTCCAATTCAGCTGCCAAAAGTCAGCTTCATCGAGGATACCATAAATGTCGGTAAAATACCACTTAATTTACCGACCGAAACAATCGCATTGTTGAGTAACGTTGACTATGTCGAAGCTGCGTATGAGGTTGATGTATCATCTTTGATGTACGGATGCAGCGTGTATCCTCTTACTGGTATAATAATGCCTCGTGGAATGGTTGGTCTTGAA ATTACCCTTACATTCTGCACTTGTTTCGATTTCGTCATCGTGATTCGTGTAACGATACAAGGATGTTTACACCTGCAATTAAAAATCATGGGAAACGTAACTTTTCCACAATTAAAGTTATACCCTCAGTCGATAAGTCTGCGACGAATAAGCGCAGCTGCTTACCAGCATTTTTTAATAACAGCCACAAACGTTGGAACCACTATGTTGAAGTTGAACTTCCTTTTGCAAGATTATCCAGAATTTCGGATTTCCCTTTCACCTGACAGAACAGATCCTGGTTTAG GAATGGGCAATGTCTTCATCATGGCTGGTACCAGTCGTAGCCTTCATCTCCATTTCGAACCGATCGATCTGGCTAGCTACGCCTTCTATCTTCCAATCGTCATTAACGACATACTTGGTCCAGCGTTGGAAACAGATCCAAGGACCCTTAAACCCTTGGAATACCTGAAaccgtttaaaaaatattacgtTAATTTAACGAAGGATGATCAACAGGACATACCGTTGAAACTTGTTACAATATCTATTGACTGCACGGTTGCTGGACACGTGGTCCATTTTAGCAAATTAGAGTTTCGTTTTAATATATCAACAAACGag gTCGAAGAATTCTGTATAGAGAATCGTAGAGAGGCTAAAGAGAAATCTATTCGAATAGAAACGAATAATTTCTCGGTACCCGATTGTCCATTTTCTATTCAATGGTCCGATGGTAAAGAAGCGACGATAACAACGGATTCCATCGAATGCACTTTAAAGCAAGGAGAGAAATGCGTTTTCCTAATAGCGTTTCACCCGAAATCGTCGGGAAACTTTAATCTCGAAGCGCCGATCTTTGTGAATAACGAATTAGATGGggaaatgtttaataaattgtCTCTGAACGGTGAATACCCTGTGAGATCCATCGGTGCTTCGATTTCAGAAATTTATTTCACCCCTGTACCACTAGATGTAGCCATTGAAAGAGGTTTGAGATTGATTGTAACTAACTTTGAAAATGAATCGACCATCTTTGCTAAAGTATCCACTCCTGATTGTTGCACTGGGATATTTAAACAAGAAATGTTGTCCATAAATTTTATCAATGGAAATAGCATACCAGCTTCTGA gtaCACACAGTTGGAAGTGAAAATTGTCTTCAAAAGTGATACATCCGTCTCTTTTCGCCTGATTATTGAATTTTCTGATGACAGTGGTTTGGCTGTCTGTCCTGTGATGATTTATGCAACCGCTGATAATTGTTTATTAACAACGCATGTATATCTAAGGACACCTAAAAGTGACTTCGAGTGGTTCGCCGATCAGGATAAACGAATATCTCACATTTCTAAACTATCTGATACTATGACTGATGATGAAGAGTACGAGAATGATGGGCAGGCCTCGTATTCTGCTAGACAC aGACAAACTTCAGGACCAAGAATAAGTATTCTTTCTTATATTGAACAATACAGCGAAGGTTCTGTGAAGAAATTGTTGGAATCCAGATTCAAACTATCACTAAATAAATCAGTGTTTATGGAAATGAACGAGCAGGACgcttactataaatccgaagaggacccaaagaaatttcatttggaaTCGAGGCGTTCCTCgaaaatttcatcgttttattataaaaaatattttgaacaactgGAGTATCCTTTCTTTCCTTCCAACAATGAAAGGGA TGATTATGAGTTGCATATGCAGCAAACACTGGTCGCAGCAGAAGAATGGTTATACACCGGAccgtttaaattcaatttttatcccGAAGTTCCAAATGGCATTACAGTGTCAATGTCGAAATTCTATCCAAAGAAGCAAGCACAGTTAAAAAGCAAAAGTCAGAAACGTCGCAGCTTTGAATGGTCTTTCTTGAACGTGCTTGAATTGTTATCAGATCAAACGCTTTACAACTATATTGAGAAACC CAAAACTCTACCAGACGACGAGGTAGAAAGAGCCCATTTTTTGTTTCATCATTTTGAAAGTAtcctaaattatttattattaagcgGAGCTCACGTGTGCCACGTTTCGGCACAGTTCTTGTTGAGTTACGACGACTACGtaattgttacagaaaatataaaaagtatg AAGAAAGTGCGAAGATCATCGATAACGATATGGACGGGGACGGAGAAGCTGTCGCCACGGTTATTCGAATCGAGAAGCAAACAGTGCTGGCTAGATGTAATATTACAAACGTATAAATGTTTTGTGCTTACATCCATATCACAGATCAAAGTTAGGAAAGAATCTTTCTCGGTCTCTACGCCACCCTCCAGACGATCTACCGTTCATCGGGCATCTGTAATTACATCGTCGCTATTAAA TTTACCCAAACAATGTGAAATTCACGATAGGAACATTCGTGACATGGTCGATTTATCTGGTGATCGTAAATCACGTACCAATTGTTACTCTTGTCAAGAGATATTTTTAATGGCGTGGCTGGAGTATCATTACGAACAGGAGCGTACTAAAGAATGGATGACGGATCGTCGACTAATATTGAATCCAAACGAGAGCAAAGACGTGGCTGAGGCACGTTCTATTAGAAATTTCGATGCTGATTTAGCTGATTCTTTAGTATTAGCAGCTGTCACAGCTGCTCACTGTCCTTTTCTCATTGAAGAATGCTTTAACAGTATTTATTTCTATCCACAAAATTTCGAAGAA ATACTGCACAATGCCGTATGCGTAGTAAACGCCTGGAGAAAAATACGACTTGGCTTCGTGATATCACCGTTGGAGATCGTGTACCCTaattgcataaaaatgttgTTGCTTGTTATATATTTGTACAAGACATTGCCAACGTATATTCCAAAAACAAAGATCAAGTTCAGTTGCGCTTTGTGTGAAGTCGCCACGAAGcagatcaatttttcaaatccaACCGCAGATAACGTTGGTTTCCTGATACTTTTATTTGGTAATAGCAATGGATTCTTCATGACGGAAACCCCGAAACCAATTATAAGGTTAGGCGCGCACGAGAGCGCCGTGGTGAAGCTAAAATTTCATGCTAAAAAGATAAAGAAGACTAAAG CTCACCTGCTCTTCTGTGGATCAACAATTGGTCCTCATTTTGGTAGAAATCAAGTATTCGTTTTAGAAGGTCAAGCTGATACTTTGGGAATAGCTAATGAGTACATGATAAACAGCAAATTGTACGAGGtgattgataaaatattaagtatCAATGTACCCTATAAAGATCCAGCTGATTATGAGATATGGATGTCAGACGAACGACCAAGCAAACCCA GTGCTTTGAAGTTAACACGATGGGCTGATCTGCGTTCGAGAAAGATACCTAGAAGACTGTTTTTAAATCAAACATTCATTACAGTCAAAGAAGGTTCTAATCACGGCAGTTTATCGTTAACACTGGCATGCATCATGCCCATTGATAGAGATTTTTGGATTGTATTTCAATCAAAAATGGGTGATTTTATAATCCAG ATCAGTTCACGCTGCAAGCCATCGATAATCGACAATCTTATAATTACATTAAGCCTACAAGAAGATCAGTGTACCTGCACGGACACGTATACCGATTTCAGTAAATCTTGTCCTTTCAGTCTGATGGTGCCAATACCTTGTAAAAACAAGCAACTTTGGAGTTCTGTTGCTTATATGTTTCAAAAGGCTCTTGATCAGCAGGAACGTATATTTTGGTCCCGTTACTTAG ATACTTACATTGGTCTACATTTGATTCGTTGGTTAATGGGAGGACACGTTACCATGGAATTTTCTCATGTGTTTGACAGGACAGTTACTTATAACGTAACAATACCCAAGGCAGCTGGTATACTTGATGTTCCTAAAACATTTACTATAAATG ATGTAATGACTTCTACTCAGAGTGTTCCAATGAATGTTCACATTGCACCTTTCACTGGAAGATTGTTAGAAACAACGTTAACATTAACATCGGTTAATGGTAAAGAACTAAGGAAATATACTGTTAGTTTCTTAAAGTAA